The DNA sequence CAGCCGGCATCCCGGTCACAACGCCATTCACCCCCACCACCATCGACAATCGGATTCGGTTCGCCGACTTGCATACAGCCGCCCGATACCAACTGGCGCCCTTCAGCGCACTTGCCGCGTCGGCCTACTACGCCAGCAACGAGATCGGGACCGACCTGACTGCCGTTGCACCTGTTGATCCTGGGAGCACGCTCACCCTGGCCAGCAGCGATCATTTCCGCTGGAAGACGCTGGCAGCGCAACTCCGCTACGAGGCTCTATTCAGCGCCCGTACGTCAGGCTTCCTCAGGCTGCGTTTCAGCGACCATCAGCTCGACCATGTGCAGCAAGTGAAAGCAGGCGCCACCACGCCCGCAGGCTTGCTTCCTCCGCACGAGGGCAACGGGATCCGCGAGGCTGCGATCGAGTCGTCGTTCTCGCACGCCCTCGGGACGGGAACGACGGCGGTCGCGGGGATGGATGTCGCGCGCACCACGAGCGAGATGGTGATGGACAATGACGTGTACCGGCGGATGGCGAGCCGTGCCTCGGTGGTTCGAATCGCGCCCTGGGCATCGCTGCGGGCCCAGCTCGGCCCCAGCACAGTCCTCAATGCCGGCACGAGGGTGACCGTCATGCCGGCCGGCCGGGCCACCTGGTGGGAACCGCGGATCGCGCTGAGCGGCGATACACCGCTCGCGCAGGGCGAGGTCTCCTGGCGCCTGTCGGGCAGCGTCCATCGCCAGTTTGTCAACCAGTTCGAGGTGGCCTCGGTTGGGCCGAGCGCGCTGGTGCCGGTAGTGCGCTTCTGGTTACCGGTCGGTCCCGGGGTACGACCGCCTCTGGCCTATCACCTCGCGGCAGAAGCGCTCTGGCAGCTGCCAGGAGGCTGGGATTTCCGTGGCGAACTGTACGCCAAGTGGCTACCGAACCTCCAGGCGCTGGACAACGCCGCTCTGCTCGATCGGGACGGGACGGCGCCAATCCTGGCCGAAAGCAAGGGAACAGCAGCCGGAGGCGGCATCCGCGTAACCCGCACTCAGGGTCCCGTTCGGATGGAGGCCGGGTACGACTACAGCGTATCGCGCCGCACCTTCCCCTCGCGCTTCGGCGGCCGCGAACAACCCACATCCTGGAACGAGCCTCACCGGGTGCTGCTCGCTGTGGACGTCGCCCCGACCCGATCGCTCGCGCTCTCGGCGCGGGCGCGCGGGATCTGGGGCCGCACTTGGGCGCTCCGGCAGGTGTATTACGACCTGCTCACCCTCAGCGGTCGCGGGGACGAGCTTCCCATTGGCAGCCCGGGGAATGACCGGTTGAGTACCCTCTACGACGCGGACGTTGGCGCCACCTGGGCTGTGCCCATCGGGGGAACCACCACCGAGGTCGGTGTGACGGTGCTCAACGCCCTCAACGTCACCAATGAACTGGACCGCTGGCTGGTGCCACAGCCCCCTGGAAGTGGAACGGCCTTCGCGACTCCCCCCCGCCTGCTGCCGCGCCGTCAGCTGCTGATCTCGGTGCGCACAGGTCGGTAGCTGCGGAACGGCCCGACCGGCACGAACGGCTTCGCCAGCCGTTCCCGATCGGCCTGGGCTCGGTCACGCCAGCCGCCCTTTCACTCGTGATACGCCTCGTCCCCAGGGGTCTCGGGCGCGCCGGCTCGCCGACGGTCAGGTACGGCAAGTACCAGGACGCAGGCCGCCGTGCCCGCAAAGCCGAGGGCCATCAATAGCGGCCCCGACCGGCCACCCAGCCACAAGGCCAGCCCGGTCAACCCGATGGCGTTCATCACGAAGTTCACCAGCAGCCCCCAGGCACGAACCCGAAACGGACCAAGCGGGCGGTCGAGCCAATCCATAGTCTATGCCCCCCAGAGACCAAGACGATTCAGGACCCACATGATAGCGACCGCGTTGAGGAGGGTGACCTGCACCAGGATACCCAGATTCCAGAAGTAGGACTTCGACCGCTGGTCGCCCATCACCTTCCGATCGTTGAAGAGCAGATAGAACGACCAGCCGACGATGTTGTTTGTCAGGGATAAGAGCGCCGCAATCACGATGATCAGGCCAATCGGGTTCGGCAGGAACGCTCCCAGCAACGCAATCTGCGGCAGGAGGATGCAGGCCTTCCAACGCCAGGAGCGCACATCCGGCTTCCAGCCGAACGCCTCGTGCATCCCGACCGCGCACGCGATGCTCATGCCGACCGTGGTCGTGATGGGCACGGCCAGCAAGCCCACGAGAAACGCCAGCACCGCCAGCCGCTCGCCGAGCAGTGGCACCAGCGCCTGTGAAAGCTGAGCAGCGGTCTGCGGCAGATCGCCCCCCGCCTGATGCAGCGTGGCCGCAAACACCGCGACGATGACGAAGTACACCAGCAGGAACGGCAGCGCGAGCCCGGCAAAAATGTCCACCCGGGCCAGACCCTCGTGCCGCGGCCCCCAACCCTTTGCCAAGCCAGCATAATAGAAGAAGACCCAGTCCATCACACCGACCGCCGCGGCCGACGAGGCGATCAAGAGGTCGATGCCCACCCTGCCCTCTGGCAACCACGGCACGAAGAGGCCGCGGAGCGCCGCGCCCCAGTCGACGCCCACGACGAACAGGCAGGCAACGAAACCCGCCAGCATGAGCCCAAGCGCCGCCTTCATGAAGTTCTCGACCGCCACCGTGCCTCGGCGGCCGCCGCGACCGTAACTCAGCGCGATCCACGCGGTGACGACAGCGTAGAGCGGCCAGTTGCGCGCCTGCGGCAACGACACCCCCGCCTGCGCGCCGAGCGATTCGATCAGATGGGTACCGAGCGCGACCTGACCGAGATTGAAGACGACGGCGACCACTACGAGTCCGACGAACGCCGTGAGGATTCGGGAGACGACGACACCGTGGTGCTGATGCTGCTTCTCGATGAGGAGAAACCCGCCGCGGGTCATCATGCGGGCCATCGCTGCCATCATGAACACCCCGGACCCGATCGCGATCCAGACGATCCACAGGGTGCTGTAGCCAAACCGCGCCCCGGACAGCATCGCGGCGGTCATCGTACCGGCACCGAGCGTCAGGGCCGCACCCAGAAAGCCAGGCCCGCCGAGGCGGAGATAGACTGGGAGACGACGGAACCAGGATTCCTGGGCAAGTGCCTCCAACCGATCCGCCTCGGCATCTAGCACGTCAGGAGGGATCCCCTCGGCCAGCGGGTACGCCGCCTTCGATCGAGGGGAGACGCTGTCGAATTGCTCGTTCACGCTACCATCCGTTCGCGTGTACAGGTGTGGAATCGGTTACAACACTAGGGCGTCGGCCCAGGGCGCGCTTGCTCCGCGATCACTGCCGCAACACAATCTCCGGGTACGACGGCGAGGTGAGCGCAACCGTTGCAGGGTCGCCGTCTCGAATCCACGCGTCGAAGAAACTCCGCACCGCGTACGCCGAGACCTCGACCTGGCGCCTCCCGTCCAAGCCAAGGACGCCGACCAGGCGCAGGATGCCGCGCACGATGCCGCTTTTCAGCAGCGCACCATCTTCACTGAACGCGAAGTGGTTTGCGCCCTTGATCATTGCCATCATCCGCGAGTCGGAGGGCTGTCGCTCATAGGCGCGCCGGATCCGGTCTTCGATCTGTCGACTAATCGAATCGCGGGCGGCTCCATGATCCGATAGCAGCCAGAGAAATGGCGCCGTCACAGTGACCCGATCAAGACTGCCGAAGAGCCTCCCGTCGATATTCACGCCAGCCGCGCATCGCGCGTCCGCGGCGCAGAACGCGAACGCCTGAGCTCCGCCGAAGGAGTGCCCGAAGACGCCAAGCCTGCTCAGGTCGATGTGTCCACCAAGGATCGGATCCGTCGTGGGGAGGTGGGAAAGGCGATCGAGCGCGGATCCCAGTGCCACCGTCGCGTTGTCGATCAGCCTCGC is a window from the Gemmatimonadales bacterium genome containing:
- a CDS encoding divalent metal cation transporter, producing the protein MNEQFDSVSPRSKAAYPLAEGIPPDVLDAEADRLEALAQESWFRRLPVYLRLGGPGFLGAALTLGAGTMTAAMLSGARFGYSTLWIVWIAIGSGVFMMAAMARMMTRGGFLLIEKQHQHHGVVVSRILTAFVGLVVVAVVFNLGQVALGTHLIESLGAQAGVSLPQARNWPLYAVVTAWIALSYGRGGRRGTVAVENFMKAALGLMLAGFVACLFVVGVDWGAALRGLFVPWLPEGRVGIDLLIASSAAAVGVMDWVFFYYAGLAKGWGPRHEGLARVDIFAGLALPFLLVYFVIVAVFAATLHQAGGDLPQTAAQLSQALVPLLGERLAVLAFLVGLLAVPITTTVGMSIACAVGMHEAFGWKPDVRSWRWKACILLPQIALLGAFLPNPIGLIIVIAALLSLTNNIVGWSFYLLFNDRKVMGDQRSKSYFWNLGILVQVTLLNAVAIMWVLNRLGLWGA
- a CDS encoding carboxypeptidase regulatory-like domain-containing protein; this translates as MTRCLGIAWTTGLGLTLLTHGVTAQDTTRVSVVLRYVPVAQALERLVELSGISLVFDPALARGQRVSCLASGVPAETLLRCIVREAGLDFYRLSSGTYVVIAEAAGAPRLAALAGAVIDAETGQPLAGARVHIGAGPSQETSELGTFAFARLPPGRYQIQIMAIGYRRGGVEIDLPPDGSLRKLVHLVRSPLALDPIIVNGNPSPIGLPARGNVVIADSAIREPGPATLVHAAANQLGVAQRSTLSDLHIQGGEAGEHQYRIDGVPVFDPVPMGRTFGGLNRLAVRQVTVRKAGFGVEFGSFTAGVIDLEQAVGDTRRATAALAADPFAVSARLAFPLAVGAHRLQTLVAVRRSLWGLVTPEPYRQTLQSWTGVDRILLGQFSPVAAGIPVTTPFTPTTIDNRIRFADLHTAARYQLAPFSALAASAYYASNEIGTDLTAVAPVDPGSTLTLASSDHFRWKTLAAQLRYEALFSARTSGFLRLRFSDHQLDHVQQVKAGATTPAGLLPPHEGNGIREAAIESSFSHALGTGTTAVAGMDVARTTSEMVMDNDVYRRMASRASVVRIAPWASLRAQLGPSTVLNAGTRVTVMPAGRATWWEPRIALSGDTPLAQGEVSWRLSGSVHRQFVNQFEVASVGPSALVPVVRFWLPVGPGVRPPLAYHLAAEALWQLPGGWDFRGELYAKWLPNLQALDNAALLDRDGTAPILAESKGTAAGGGIRVTRTQGPVRMEAGYDYSVSRRTFPSRFGGREQPTSWNEPHRVLLAVDVAPTRSLALSARARGIWGRTWALRQVYYDLLTLSGRGDELPIGSPGNDRLSTLYDADVGATWAVPIGGTTTEVGVTVLNALNVTNELDRWLVPQPPGSGTAFATPPRLLPRRQLLISVRTGR